Proteins encoded within one genomic window of Halocatena marina:
- a CDS encoding bZIP transcription factor, translating into MSTDHSHPDAAGNRTIPVELRGVDALEEVSLGDIWVAGQPIGILVEKSLERSKELEQRYEELEAENQRLRERIATLEGRVVPDPTTKDYEEKTRDEKVREVRLSCARKATNNSGKASIDYNDVMTLFDHHPSVGHTYTLLKRAATLDGFDYEKRDDGNDRLCVNLDDVKDESVFHAVNKPNGGDPR; encoded by the coding sequence ATGAGTACCGATCACTCCCATCCAGATGCGGCAGGCAACCGGACCATCCCTGTCGAACTACGTGGCGTTGACGCTCTCGAGGAGGTTTCGTTAGGTGACATTTGGGTGGCGGGGCAGCCGATCGGCATTCTCGTCGAGAAAAGTCTGGAACGGTCAAAGGAGCTCGAACAACGATACGAAGAACTCGAAGCCGAGAACCAGCGACTGCGCGAACGAATCGCTACGCTTGAAGGCCGCGTTGTGCCCGATCCCACCACGAAGGACTACGAGGAGAAAACGCGTGATGAGAAAGTCCGTGAAGTGCGGCTCTCGTGTGCTCGAAAGGCGACGAACAACAGCGGCAAGGCGTCGATCGATTACAACGACGTGATGACGCTGTTTGATCACCATCCCTCCGTCGGACACACCTACACACTTCTCAAACGCGCCGCTACACTCGACGGATTCGACTACGAAAAACGAGACGATGGAAACGATCGGTTGTGTGTGAATCTCGACGACGTGAAGGACGAGTCGGTGTTTCACGCCGTGAATAAACCAAACGGAGGTGACCCCCGCTAA
- a CDS encoding helix-turn-helix domain-containing protein — MSSTDPTDVTPLMSPAVRDLPPSCKLIWFVLDREGEVTQQALIEATEMSPRTVRYALNRLRENGLVSVRPYPMDARQCVYSL; from the coding sequence ATGAGTAGCACCGATCCAACTGATGTAACACCGCTCATGAGCCCAGCGGTTCGTGATCTCCCGCCGAGCTGCAAACTCATCTGGTTCGTACTAGATCGTGAGGGTGAGGTCACCCAACAGGCCCTCATCGAAGCGACGGAGATGAGTCCACGCACGGTCCGTTATGCACTGAACCGACTTCGCGAGAACGGGTTGGTCAGTGTCCGTCCATATCCAATGGATGCTCGCCAATGTGTCTATTCTCTCTAG